From the Lolium rigidum isolate FL_2022 chromosome 2, APGP_CSIRO_Lrig_0.1, whole genome shotgun sequence genome, one window contains:
- the LOC124688483 gene encoding protein FLOWERING LOCUS T-like, with protein sequence MSRDPLVVGNVVGDILDPFIKSASLKILYNNRELTNGSDLKPSQVASEPRVEIAGRDMRNLYTLVMVDPDSPSPSNPTKREYLHWLVTDIPESTDASFGNEIVSYESPKPTAGIHRFAFVIFRQSVRQTIYAPGWRPNFNSRDFSALYSLGPPVAAVFFNCQRETGCGGRRYIR encoded by the exons ATGTCAAGGGATCCACTTGTTGTAGGCAATGTAGTTGGAGATATATTGGACCCATTTATTAAGTCAGCATCACTCAAAATATTATACAACAATAGGGAGCTGACTAATGGGTCTGACCTCAAGCCTTCACAAGTAGCCAGTGAGCCAAGGGTTGAGATTGCTGGGCGTGATATGAGAAATCTTTATACTCTG GTGATGGTGGATCCTGACTCACCAAGTCCAAGCAATCCAACCAAAAGAGAGTACCTTCACTG GTTGGTGACAGACATTCCAGAATCAACAGATGCAAGCTTTG GAAATGAGATAGTTAGTTACGAAAGCCCGAAGCCAACAGCAGGAATACACCGCTTTGCCTTCGTGATTTTCCGCCAATCTGTCCGGCAGACTATTTATGCACCAGGATGGAGACCAAATTTTAACTCAAGGGACTTTTCAGCACTTTACAGTCTAGGCCCACCCGTGGCTGCAGTGTTCTTCAACTGCCAAAGGGAGACTGGGTGTGGTGGAAGACGATACATTAGATGA